TGATTGATCTGTCTGCAAGCTGTAAAGACATCCTGGTTGGTCTAAGCTCCATACCACATGCTTTCTTCATTATGGAAAGTGGCATAAGACTTATACTGGCTCCCAAATCAATCAGAGCTTTTCCCACTGCTAAAGTACCAATTGTCACTGGAATTGTTACATTTCCAGGATCATCCATCTTCTCAGGTATGAAATGCTGAATAAAGGAACTGCAATGAGCTCCCAAGTGAACAACTTCTTCATCCTGAAACTTTCTCTTCTTTGTCAGCAACTCTTTCATGAATTTTGCATATGTTGGCATTTGCTCCAAAGCCTCTGCAAATGGAATGTTGATTTGAAGCCTTTTGAAGATATCCATGAACCTAGTGAATTGCCTTTCCTTGTCCGCCTTGGTAGGAGCATGTGGATAAGGAAGTCTCTTCTCAAGTGGGGGTTTTTGGATaactttctctttgtctttaaATGCATTCTCTTTTCCTCCCACCTTTCTTTTCTCTCCACTATCACCTACCTTTTCCtcacatttttcttttgttttctcttcatcactCTTTTCTTGCTTATTTACACTATCACTCTTATTTTTCAACACCTCCCTCTCAATCTCCTCATTATCActcattttctctttctcttcacctCTATCATTTTTTTCACTTACTACCTCATCAATATCTCTACCAACTGCCTTTCCGCTCCTGGTGAAGATCGCATTGCACTTCTGATTTGGATTAGGTTCAGTGTTTGCTGTGAATGCTCCTTTATGACTCTCAGCCACCTGCTTTGCTAACTGGCCCATTTGGATCTCTAAATTCTTAATAGAAGCTTCTGTGTTCTTCTGATTGGTCATAGTCATCTGCATGAACTGATTCATTGTATCTTCTAATGTTGGATTCTTGCTCTGTGGCGGCTGTTGGTATGACTGATTCTGGTAAGGTGGTGGTGCCCTACTGGTGGAAGGCCCTGCATCTTGCCTCCAAGGTTGGTTGTATTGTTGATTACCTCCCCTGGGATAGTTGTTCTGGTACCCTTGCCTCTGCTGGTTTCCTAGGTAGTGAACCTCCTCTTCCTGTAATTGACAGTATTCTGTTGGATGATCCTTAGTACACACATCACACCTGTTCACCTGCTTTCTGGAAGAAGAATCTTGCATCTCCCGAAGTTGTTTGGGAAGATCACTCAGAGTCTTTTTCACTTCATCTAGTTGTTGCTGCAGTTGCTTGTTTTGGGCCAAGATAGCATCACTTGATCCCAATTCCAGAACGCCTCCTATCCTTGGTGGTCCTCTATTATGTTGATCTTGGTGGTCATTTAGAGCCATAGCCTCAATGATCTGAATGGCCTCAGTTGGAGACTTTGTCATCAAAGAACCTCCTGAAGTTGCATCCACCATTATCCTGCTTTGTTGTTGAAGACCTTTTCTGAAAAGATGGATTTGCGTCTTGGCATCAAAGTCATGATTCGGGCACCTTCTCAGCATGGATTTGTATCTTTCCCAAGCTTCACGTAAACTTTCACCTGTACTTTGGGAAAAAGTAGAAATAGCAGTTCTACAATCCATATATTTTGATTCAGAAAAGTACCTGGTCATGAATTTCTTTTCCAATTCATTCCAATCAGCTAAAGTTGTCTGTGGTTGATCCAAGAACCAATCCTTTGCTTGCCCAATCAAAGTTAAAGGGAAGAGCCTCAGAAATacagcttcttcctcagcttGGCTAATTCCAGCAGTACAACAAAGTTCATAAAACTTTGTCAGATGAGTGTAAGGATTCTCATGATTGGGTTTTGCACCTTAACTGTTATGAATCCGTAAATTCAACACATATGAATCATTATATTCTTGATTCCATCACACCAGTTCTTATCTAACTCATTAATTCCTTACATGAGAAGATTAACGGTTCGCTCTCCTAATTACCGATGTCTCGCATAACTAACAAAGCGAAGCGTGATTGATTCGGGTGTTTAacgactaacaaacctaactctatgtctagcaattaggattattagatgATATAACCTAAATCCAATTCAAATATGTAGTTTTCACTCacacatcaaatctctaatcAAGTTCTAATTGATCAAGTTAAAACAAGCTTTAAGAACAAGATTATACCATTGAAATCAAGAGATAGATAGATTCATATGCATAAGAACTAAATTAGATACATAGAGTCAAGGTACTACACCAAATCCTAACAAAGAAAAGCTTAGCTATCCATAGACATGGAAGCTAGACAAGCTTACAAGAGAAATAGGATGGAAGTGATGATCCGTGCCGACTTCGGCGTAGCTCCAGCTCGATGGAAGCTTACCCAAGCTCTAAGTTCCTTCCCTTTTTGTTCTCTCTCGAATTCTCTCTCCAAAAACCCCGTTTTGTtctgaaaatgaagaaaatcctTTTATAATGAACTTTTACATCTGTGCAGAGTGCTGGGCGGCCCTTTATGGGCGCTGGGCGCCTAATTACTTCAAGGTTGGGTTTCTGTAACCGCCCCAAGCGCTGGGCGGCTACTGACAAGCGCTGGGCACCCTGCTGATCCAGAAATTCTCTAAGTCTCATAAAAATATGTCTTTTTCCTTGAGAACTTAGACCctacatcaaaatttgagaatataaTCAGTCATAAAACACATTTGAGCTTAACTCTCAATCAAATAACAAATTCCAATCAAGATGAGAGAAACTAATAGGGATTTCTCATAAACCACTTGagataag
This is a stretch of genomic DNA from Lotus japonicus ecotype B-129 chromosome 1, LjGifu_v1.2. It encodes these proteins:
- the LOC130733222 gene encoding uncharacterized protein LOC130733222 encodes the protein MTRYFSESKYMDCRTAISTFSQSTGESLREAWERYKSMLRRCPNHDFDAKTQIHLFRKGLQQQSRIMVDATSGGSLMTKSPTEAIQIIEAMALNDHQDQHNRGPPRIGGVLELGSSDAILAQNKQLQQQLDEVKKTLSDLPKQLREMQDSSSRKQVNRCDVCTKDHPTEYCQLQEEEVHYLGNQQRQGYQNNYPRGGNQQYNQPWRQDAGPSTSRAPPPYQNQSYQQPPQSKNPTLEDTMNQFMQMTMTNQKNTEASIKNLEIQMGQLAKQVAESHKGAFTANTEPNPNQKCNAIFTRSGKAVGRDIDEVVSEKNDRGEEKEKMSDNEEIEREVLKNKSDSVNKQEKSDEEKTKEKCEEKVGDSGEKRKVGGKENAFKDKEKVIQKPPLEKRLPYPHAPTKADKERQFTRFMDIFKRLQINIPFAEALEQMPTYAKFMKELLTKKRKFQDEEVVHLGAHCSSFIQHFIPEKMDDPGNVTIPVTIGTLAVGKALIDLGASISLMPLSIMKKACGMELRPTRMSLQLADRSIKYPVGIAEDVLVRVDKFLIPADFAIIDIPEDEEVPIILGRPFMRTARMAIDMDIGKLKVRVQDDEVQFDLYEAIQHPKDKGQCFKIDAIDEVCREADKKPCVFDPLEVVLINMCCCSQFNELEEKEIEKCVQELNLLKEIPSEKVVVENIMKEEPVEADTRKDDQKMELKLLPAHLKYVFL